The following are encoded in a window of Castanea sativa cultivar Marrone di Chiusa Pesio chromosome 9, ASM4071231v1 genomic DNA:
- the LOC142610480 gene encoding uncharacterized protein LOC142610480, whose product MKVLGNQIIDRIQSKLQSWKGKLLSRAGKLTLIKSVMQAMPIYAMSVHLLPKETCNRIDKLMRDFWWGDNIERRKIHTVAWEKNCQTRSNGGLGIRKTEIFNKALVAKQFWRVGQNPQSLRSKILKSKYYPKTNHIWDIEQGPRNSSKIWKNIWQAKNSSLGQAKWQVGSGDNIRLQDPLWYRPRHEDSLKHPKIQHGTVKDLMDPTSGNWNRELINTVYNRPEAEAILSTTFSKFGHNDKVIWPFSGRGCLHSCGKSSIVGFQQELNYSRSKSSWMSLVRSVVNTRKTLDYLFISCHFARAVWFRAAQGLRTHLTNTTDLVSWLESQIVNCDIKNYEELEILTEQGAILWTIWKTRNRAIFENQEPDIHQAVHSVQRLKYEWMQATIAQEQRHFTPLEERHYKSFSNCMEWQTLIIIGNINHCGKVNWDGGAFVIKDRLGQSVKKGCFSWYVRNKKTSNLLTIREALYTTWKEGYRKAILLVSSVKLAKEVKTTNTNNKEAEILLEDIRIQKRMFQSLYIKVAPAPIFQEVQQLAKMAT is encoded by the exons ATGAAAGTATTAGGAAATCAAATCATCGACCGGATTCAAAGCAAACTGCAGAGTTGGAAAGGAAAATTACTATCTCGGGCAGGTAAACTCACTTTAATCAAATCAGTCATGCAAGCTATGCCCATATATGCAATGTCCGTCCATCTCCTTCCAAAAGAAACATGCAACCGAATTGATAAATTAATGAGAGATTTTTGGTGGGGTGACAacattgaaaggagaaagatTCATACAGTTGCttgggaaaaaaattgtcaaacaaGAAGCAATGGGGGCCTTGGTATCAGAAAAACAGAGATTTTCAATAAAGCATTAGTAGCAAAACAATTCTGGAGGGTAGGACAAAATCCACAATCGCTAcgatccaaaattttaaaaagcaaGTATTATCCTAAGACCAACCATATATGGGATATTGAGCAAGGCCCTAGAAATTCCAGCAAGATATGGAAAAATATATGGCAAGCAAAGAATTCCTCTCTAGGCCAAGCAAAGTGGCAAGTGGGGAGTGGGGACAATATTAGACTTCAAGACCCCCTCTGGTACAGGCCAAGACACGAAGACAGCCTAAAACACCCAAAAATTCAGCATGGTACAGTCAAAGATCTTATGGATCCAACTTCAGGGAATTGGAACAGAGAATTGATAAACACAGTTTACAATAGGCCTGAAGCTGAAGCCATCCTAAGCACGACCTTCTCCAAATTTGGACACAATGATAAGGTAATTTGGCCCTTCTCTGGCAGAG GGTGTCTACATTCATGTGGAAAATCCTCCATCGTGGGCTTCCAACAAGAACTGAATTATTCAAGAAGCAAATCATCATGGATGAGTCTTGTGCGGTCTGTGGTGAACACCAGGAAAACTCTAGACTACCTGTTTATATCATGCCATTTTGCTAGAGCTGTATGGTTCAGAGCTGCGCAAGGGCTTAGAACTCACTTAACTAACACAACAGATTTGGTCAGCTGGTTGGAATCTCAAATTGTAAACTgtgatataaaaaattatgaggaATTAGAGATCCTGACTGAACAAGGGGCGATTCTTTGGACAATATGGAAGACTAGAAACAGAGCCATTTTTGAAAACCAAGAGCCAGACATCCATCAAGCTGTGCATTCAGTCCAAAGATTAAAGTATGAATGGATGCAAGCAACGATAGCTCAAGAGCAACGTCACTTCACACCTCTTGAAGAAAGACATTACAAATCCTTTTCAAACTGTATGGAATGGCAGACTCTAATCATCATAGGAAACATAAACCATTGTGGTAAAGTAAATTGGGATGGAGGAGCCTTTGTGATTAAAGATCGCTTAGGACAGTCCGTCAAGAAAGGATGCTTCTCATGGTACGTGAGGAACAAGAAGACCAGCAATCTTTTAACTATTCGAGAAGCTCTCTACACCACGTGGAAGGAAGGATATAGAAAAGCCATCTTACTTGTGAGCTCAGTAAAATTAGCAAAGGAGGTGAAAACtacaaatacaaacaacaagGAAGCGGAGATCCTCCTAGAAGACATCCGAATACAAAAGAGAATGTTTCAAAGCCTATATATCAAAGTAGCCCCAGCACCTATATTTCAAGAAGTTCAGCAGCTAGCAAAGATGGCAACCTAG
- the LOC142610812 gene encoding glutathione S-transferase L3-like, which produces MAAAIVNEHLPTPLDATSEQPPLFDGTTRLYVSYICPFAQRVWILRNYKGLHDKIKLVPIDLQNRPAWYKEKVYHENKVPALEHNGKIIGESLDLIKYVDSNFEGPSLQPKDPAKKEFAEELITYSDTFNKIVFTSFKGDTVKEAGPAFDHLENALHKFNDGPFFLGHELSLVDIAYIPFVEKFQAFLSGVWNYDITAGRPKLTKWIEEVNKIDAYKPTKTDPKVIVELFSARFLAKH; this is translated from the exons ATGGCAGCTGC GATCGTGAACGAGCATCTTCCCACACCTTTGGATGCCACTTCTGAACAACCTCCTCTCTTTGATGGAACCACAAG GTTGTACGTCTCTTATATATGCCCGTTTGCACAGCGTGTGTGGATCCTCAGGAACTATAAG GGATTACATGACAAGATTAAATTAGTTCCAATTGACCTTCAGAACAGGCCTGCTTGGTACAAAGAGAAAGTCTACCATGAAAACAAG GTACCCGCATTGGAACACAATGGCAAAATCATTGGGGAGAGCCTTGATTTGATTAAATATGTAGACAGCAACTTTGAAGGACCTTCTCTTCAACCCAAA GATCCTGCTAAAAAAGAGTTTGCTGAAGAACTGATAACCTACAGTGATACCTTCAACAAGATAGTGTTCACATCATTCAAAGGAGACACTGTCAAAGAAGCTG GCCCTGCTTTTGACCACCTAGAGAATGCTCTTCATAAATTTAATGATGGGCCTTTCTTCCTTGGCCATGAGCTCAGTTTG GTGGACATAGCTTACATCCCGTTTGTTGAAAAATTCCAAGCCTTCCTTTCAGGAGTGTGGAATTATGACATCACCGCAGGAAGGCCTAAACTTACTAAGTGGATTGAG GAGGTGAACAAGATTGATGCTTATAAGCCAACAAAGACGGACCCCAAAGTGATCGTTGAATTATTCAGTGCCCGCTTTTTG GCTAAGCACTGA